The nucleotide sequence CAGATCTCAGTGATGTTGGCATTTGGGTTTTGAAAAGACCCCCCAAGGACTCAGGTTCTTGCTGGTTTGTAACTGGTGGTGCTGATTTCTGATTGGTTCATCTTTGGCTTAGTCAGTAAGGTCCGTTAGGCTTTAGCTCCACGACTCGATAACCTAGCACCTTTCTTTACCTTCATGGTTCAGTCGCCTcatcttccttttctttgacTTTTGATTCGACTTATTTCTCAATATCAATTGCGCATCCCTTCTCACTTGCCCTTGTTCACTCACccattatagctttttagtgTCGAGTGCCCGAAATTCGTCGTTCGCTTCTTTCGCGCTCCCTCAGCTTTCGAACTTGGTTATCACGAACGCGCGCCAAACCTCAACCGTCGCCATGACTGAGCCTGAGAACTTCGAGGATGATCTCTTCGCCGACCTGTAAGTATCCGTCGCAACATGAGCGCGAGCATAGACAGTGTGTGCGTCTACCTAGGATACTGACTCTTGGACAGCTACGATGACAACGATGCCGCAAAGCCCGCGTCTGCTCCCGCTGCAGCAGCCCCCCCTGCCCCAGACGTTCAGCCTCCTACTAACATTCACAACAACGACAATGATGACCATAACGGGATGCAGCAACATCAGGAAACTGGAGGTGATGAACACAtgactcaagatcaagatgacgacgacgacgatgtcgACTTCAATctcggtggaggaggaggatacgGCGCATCCGGTCACACAGGCCAGGCTGATATGCATGACGATGCTCCAACGCCTCCATACGGAACCGTACACAAGGCGAGTGCCAAAGAAGATGGGTAAGTCTATGTTGTTTCTGCATTGTGATTACATTTCCTGAATTCGCTCTTGCGAGAATATCACGGTTCGCCTTGCGTGTTTACAATCCTGAATCCTCATGGCAACTGCCACGTTGCCACGTAGTAGTGGCCATCGATGTAGCATTTGCATACATTTCGGAACTTGGCTTGGCTAGAGATGGTCGTGGTCaaattaagaaaaagaggTTTTGCTATCGGAGACGTCAAACGGCAAAGATTCAGATTGGAGGAGTTGCCATTGCTCATTCAAGAGGATGTATGGATCAAGAGATATAACCAGTTGAGGCGAGTCCGCTGCTATTATCTATGGGCtatgagaggaagaggaggatgtcaCAATCGGTACTGGGATACGCCCTGTGGACGGACATCCCAGGATGAATCATTCGGCACTAGTCCAGACGAAAGACACTACTACTTGAGTCGTCCATAGCCCTCAGTCGCAGAGATCTTATTGAACCGACGGGAGTGGTAAACACTCTCGAGTGCTATAGCGAGATTCGCAGCGAATAGCGCTCGAGGCCAGTACCTAGCatgagacagagacagagagaacAGTCAAGACGGTAGCACAAGACGAAATTTTATTCGACCAAGCTGATCTGGCATCTCTCATTGCAATGTCTGCGCCATACTTTCGACTGTCATGGCCGTTTGGTCAACGTTTGTCAACCATGGTCCTTGTTATGTTGGCCTTGGTGCATGCACACGCAGGGATCTTACAGAAATTGCCGCCAACATCAAGCAAACCGAAGAAACGGGAACCTTCAGATCAATCGACCTCGCGCTGGGCTGTACCCTTCGCTGCATGCACCCATATTGCCCTGTACGACCCATTTTTTGCAAGGATACAACTGCTTCATCACATTGCAATCACCAAACCGCAGCCATCTGTTTTTATGCTGTATCAGGCA is from Fusarium musae strain F31 chromosome 4, whole genome shotgun sequence and encodes:
- a CDS encoding hypothetical protein (EggNog:ENOG41), with protein sequence MTEPENFEDDLFADLYDDNDAAKPASAPAAAAPPAPDVQPPTNIHNNDNDDHNGMQQHQETGGDEHMTQDQDDDDDDVDFNLGGGGGYGASGHTGQADMHDDAPTPPYGTVHKASAKEDG